The following proteins are encoded in a genomic region of Nitratireductor sp. GISD-1A_MAKvit:
- a CDS encoding rcc01693 family protein, producing the protein MNAAAPRPRPFPWEDVMGFAFGVLRLSPGAFWSMTPRELNCALAALGSRSGAPARNDLKALMERFPDRDNADTQRRQDLGRCNI; encoded by the coding sequence TTGAATGCCGCAGCACCCCGACCAAGGCCGTTTCCCTGGGAAGACGTGATGGGATTTGCCTTCGGAGTGCTGCGGCTTTCGCCCGGTGCATTCTGGTCGATGACGCCACGTGAACTGAACTGTGCGCTGGCCGCACTTGGCAGCAGAAGCGGCGCACCGGCCCGCAACGATCTCAAGGCGCTTATGGAGCGGTTTCCCGATCGCGACAACGCCGACACTCAGCGGAGACAGGATCTTGGAAGATGTAACATTTGA
- a CDS encoding gene transfer agent family protein: MSGANRRRGEVPARIDGRDYRLCLTLGALAELEDAFGADDLGELAKRFSSGRLSARDMLRVISAGLRGGGYDVSEADVRAMRCDEGAAGFARIVSALLTATFGGGEATSENP; the protein is encoded by the coding sequence ATGAGCGGCGCCAACCGCAGGCGCGGCGAGGTGCCAGCGCGGATCGACGGCAGGGATTACCGGCTCTGCCTGACTCTGGGAGCGCTGGCCGAGCTTGAAGATGCCTTCGGTGCCGACGACCTGGGCGAACTCGCCAAACGCTTTTCCAGCGGCCGGCTTTCCGCCCGTGACATGCTGCGCGTCATTTCGGCGGGGTTGCGCGGTGGTGGGTACGATGTGAGCGAGGCGGATGTGCGGGCGATGCGCTGCGATGAGGGTGCGGCGGGCTTTGCGCGCATTGTAAGCGCGCTTCTGACCGCGACCTTCGGTGGAGGGGAGGCGACCTCTGAAAACCCTTGA